The DNA segment TCTCTTTCTGCCACTTCTTATACTTGGTGGAACGGTAAACGCACAAACACAAAACGGTCTTGTTCCTTTTGATTGTCCCGATGTGCCCATAGTTGAGTTTCAATTTGATTTAGACCGCAGCACCATCGCGTTGATTATGGAAGACACCGACCCTAGTATCGTTCCGCTGTTCAACGCGTTAGCGCACCTACACCTCCGCAACTACAAGGCAAGCCATTTTGACAAGATACTTTGGTACTACAGAACTATCTTGAAAGCACGAGGGTGGAGCGCGTTCGAGAAAAGCGCGAACTTTCACCTGTACACTCTCACACAAAACGAGATCGTTATCGGTATCTTTGTGGCTGTCAAAAGCGGAGAGGAGATGTATCTGATAAATATAGACGGTCGGCTCACGCCAAAACAGGTCAGCAAACTCTTGGGAGATCTCAGTATACTCGGCATTGAGATACCTGAACTAAACGCTTTCGACGCACGGTCTGATGCTGTGTTCTCTACAGTCTTGCTTCGGACGCCCGAAGGTGACCCGATTCATGAGGTGCGAATTCAAACAAATCAGGAAATCGCTGAACCCCAAATTAGAACGATGCTTGAGGAGGGGCCGGATGAAATCATCGCGGCTATGGCGACCTTGCGTGGTAAACTCCCGGATACTCAGACACTGACGGTGAGGATTGACACGGAAGGTAGCGAACGCATCGCAACAATTATGGTCACAACAGGATCTTATTCGCGAAGTTTGTCAACCTCGCTAGGGATGCCCCCCGATGAAATTACACAGGAACAAGCAACCCCAACACGATTTCGGACTGCCGAGGGTGAACCGATTCACGAAATCCGTATCCAAGGCAATCGGAAAATTACCGAGGCGGAGGTTCGAGCTGCCCTTGACGAAGCACCGGAGAACATCGGAAAAGCGATTGACACTTTGAAGGAAGCACTGCCCTATTTTAGTCGAGTTGCCCTGCAGATTGAAGAGGATGGCACGAAGCGCGTTGCGACAGTTACCGTTGCAGAAAAAGCGCTTTCTTCCGACTATTATTTCCATGCGACGCCACTTGTTCAATTTAATCGCGTCACTGGATTTTTACCTGCTGCGCGTTTTGAAGTGGGAAAGCGGAGGCAGATGGGACCCCTCTGGATGTGGTACATCCCAAGTTCGGTTAGAACCAATCTGACAAAACTATCGGGGGATATCGGCTACGGATTTGGGAATCGGTATATCAATTACCGGGTAGGTGGGGATATGATATGGGGTGAACCAGACATCTCAACTCTAGGTGTTTCCGCCCAAATCTATCGTGCGGCAAACGTCACCGCCCCGAATCTCTTACCACACTATAACAATTTGTCGACTGCTTGGGCTAACCTTTGGGGCGCACCTCAGGTACATAACTACTATTTGAGAGAAGGTATTGAGATGTCGTTGCAATGGAAGCCGGTGGGGCCAACGCATTCTCTCAAATTGATGATGTGCGCCGAGTCACATGAGAGTCTGCACAAGACTACAGATTGGTACATCGGGAATTGGTCTTCAGAATTGAAGGCGCGAGAAAATCCACCGATAACCCCCGGCGGATTGCGAAGTGTTACGTTACGATACGATTTAAGTACGCACAGAAACCGTAACATCGGTTGGCGCAATACCCTGCTTGTCGAACACAGCAGCCCTGGTGTCGGTTCCGATTTTGATTTTACACGATTTCAGCTACAGCTGCGATATGCGGTGCCGAGAGGTAACAATCTCATCCGCACCCGGTTGGTGTTGGGGGCTGCCACGGGAACGCTGCCGATTCAACGCCAATTTATGCTTGGAGGGGCGGGAACGCTTAACGGGTATCCACCCTATACGTTCACAGGGGCCCACGGTGCGCTGCTCAATATACAATATTTATACCGACTCTCGAATCTATATCATTGGGGGTTTCTGAAAGAAACGTTTGTTGTGTTGTTCCTGGATCAAGGACAAATCTGGAATCCGTCTGACAAACCGCACCGCTTTGACCCAAAGACGAGTGTTGGCATCGGTTGGCAATCTGGGGAGGATTATCCTTTCAGATTTTATGTTTCTAAATCCTTGGAGTCAGGGCGGAAGGCTGAAGTCATTTCAACATGGTATTATAGTTTCTAAGGTTATAGAATGCCTCAATATACAAACCGCGCACTACTCATCTCTTTAGGGTTGCACCTCATTTTAGCCGTTATGGTTGTTCCTATTCTGGTTCAGCCTTCCGATGAGATGAGGGATAGTTCGGCTGTAAGCCTGCTCGAAGTGAAACCGGTTCAGCGGGCGCGGCAACGCATATTGCGCCAATATCAGCCACCGATTCAAAAAATCCACCAAGCGAAACCTGCGAAACCATCAGCCGCCTCACTTGCTTCGCTGACTAATACGGTGCGGGGATCTGCCCCTAAAGCCCCGGTGCATCTTGATGTCGCTCCAGCCTTGGTCATTCATGCCGATCTGCCGGAAACGGGCGCACCAGCGCTACCGAATGCCGGTCTTGGCAGAGGTGCCGCTGGAAGCGGCATTGTGGGGATTGGTAGAAGTCATGGCACAAGTATTGACAGAC comes from the Candidatus Poribacteria bacterium genome and includes:
- a CDS encoding BamA/TamA family outer membrane protein; translation: MRHFMLLFLPLLILGGTVNAQTQNGLVPFDCPDVPIVEFQFDLDRSTIALIMEDTDPSIVPLFNALAHLHLRNYKASHFDKILWYYRTILKARGWSAFEKSANFHLYTLTQNEIVIGIFVAVKSGEEMYLINIDGRLTPKQVSKLLGDLSILGIEIPELNAFDARSDAVFSTVLLRTPEGDPIHEVRIQTNQEIAEPQIRTMLEEGPDEIIAAMATLRGKLPDTQTLTVRIDTEGSERIATIMVTTGSYSRSLSTSLGMPPDEITQEQATPTRFRTAEGEPIHEIRIQGNRKITEAEVRAALDEAPENIGKAIDTLKEALPYFSRVALQIEEDGTKRVATVTVAEKALSSDYYFHATPLVQFNRVTGFLPAARFEVGKRRQMGPLWMWYIPSSVRTNLTKLSGDIGYGFGNRYINYRVGGDMIWGEPDISTLGVSAQIYRAANVTAPNLLPHYNNLSTAWANLWGAPQVHNYYLREGIEMSLQWKPVGPTHSLKLMMCAESHESLHKTTDWYIGNWSSELKARENPPITPGGLRSVTLRYDLSTHRNRNIGWRNTLLVEHSSPGVGSDFDFTRFQLQLRYAVPRGNNLIRTRLVLGAATGTLPIQRQFMLGGAGTLNGYPPYTFTGAHGALLNIQYLYRLSNLYHWGFLKETFVVLFLDQGQIWNPSDKPHRFDPKTSVGIGWQSGEDYPFRFYVSKSLESGRKAEVISTWYYSF